Proteins encoded together in one Acidimicrobiales bacterium window:
- a CDS encoding DUF4388 domain-containing protein gives MTVRSIGGLRGGLEAEWPPSPAPPAPPEEATIVDPQTAGPSLDGDLADFPAPEILRLLATSGATGRLTVGTAEPRHVDLRGGLVVGAGGPDRHTGDDDAHEAVVMTVLDLVVLGSAPFRFDAEEHAGDAAGEGAEGVEVAAVLHDVDERLEEWREIATVIPSTSVVARLAPSLPPGAGAVTLAEEEWAVVAALDGRRTLTDVVVATGTGAFDVCALVYRLARLGAVEVEGD, from the coding sequence GTGACTGTCAGGAGCATCGGCGGCCTGAGGGGAGGCCTTGAGGCAGAATGGCCGCCCTCGCCGGCACCGCCGGCCCCGCCCGAGGAGGCCACCATCGTCGACCCTCAGACCGCCGGACCCTCCCTCGACGGTGACCTGGCCGACTTCCCGGCCCCCGAGATCCTCCGCCTCCTTGCCACCAGCGGCGCCACCGGACGCCTGACCGTCGGCACCGCCGAGCCACGTCACGTCGATCTCCGGGGCGGCCTCGTGGTCGGTGCCGGGGGTCCCGATCGGCACACCGGCGACGATGACGCGCACGAGGCGGTGGTGATGACGGTCCTCGACCTGGTCGTGCTCGGGTCCGCCCCGTTCCGGTTCGACGCCGAAGAGCATGCCGGGGACGCCGCCGGGGAGGGTGCCGAAGGCGTCGAGGTGGCCGCGGTCCTCCACGACGTCGACGAGCGCCTCGAGGAGTGGCGCGAGATCGCCACCGTCATCCCCTCGACCTCCGTCGTCGCCCGCCTCGCCCCGTCGCTCCCGCCGGGAGCCGGCGCGGTCACCCTGGCCGAGGAGGAGTGGGCAGTGGTCGCCGCCCTCGACGGGCGCCGCACCCTCACCGACGTGGTGGTCGCCACCGGGACCGGCGCCTTCGACGTCTGCGCCCTGGTCTACCGGTTGGCCCGCC